GTGCATCTATGTATGTATATAGTCTATGCATATGTGTGCGTGTCTGGGTACGTATATAACGCGTCTATCCTATGTTTAGCGTGTTCCTTCCCATGGATCACGCAAGCACAACATGGTTTCTCCATCCGCATCCACACGCTGGAGCCAAGACGTCCACCAGGCCCACCGCGTCCCCAACACCGCCACGTCACGCTCAGGGCTGCGTGGCTTTGACGGCCAACCGTTGCCCTTCGGTGCGCCAACCGTTGGCCTTCCAACGGGCAAACGCTGGCCTTCAGCGCGCCAACCGTTGGCCACTGGCGCGCCAACCGTTGGCCTTCAATGGGCAAAGGCTGGCCACTGGCGCGCCAACCGTTGGCCGAGAAGTCCAAAGGCTACTCAGCTACGCAGCACTTCAAACCGTTGGGCTCGTCCAAAACCAGTTTCACCCTCTAAAGAGCAGATCCACCATCGTGCCAAAGAGCGGCAGCGAATCTGGGTGGAATTAAGGTTGGTTTTGTAGAGGCACAGCACCACAACACGTCTAGAGAAGAGCCACCGAAGAGTGGCAGCAGCTTAGATGTGTCCTCAACTTACCAACGTCTTCTCTGGTTGGAAACATCAAGCTTCACCCCATTTCTTTAAACGACTCTACGCTGATAACAGTGACTTTACTACGTTCGTCCACGTTAAAGAGAATTTACAAGGCAGAATGAGGCCAAATTTCAAAGCACTCATGTTTGGGTTAATTGTACCTCGAAACTCGTAACTTCTGAGAGCGGAACGGGCTTTCTCAGAAGCGTGTCGTGAGGATAAAGTCATCAGAGCCGAAAACCCGCGGTGGAAACAACGGAGGTGATTTTGGTATAAGACCGCAAGTTCACGCAGTCCACGCCAGCAGCGAGTTAACgcacaataaaaaaattaaagaaattctgAGCTCGACTTACTCCTCAATCAATCAGTAAATACGTGAAAAACACGCCGTGAACGCGACGGCAGGGGCGCCCGCCCTCGTTCAGGCTTTACGCCTGGCGGCACGTCCCGACCGCTACTCCGCGAATCCCGCGACCGAAGGGCAGAAAGCACCGTCCTACCTTCGTCGTCCTTCTCAGGCTGCGCAGGATGTTCCTCCTCCTCGGATCCTCCCCGTCTGCAGTTTCGTAGGGGATAACGGCGTTATCGCCTTTATACCCTTGGGAAGTCtgatcttcctctttctttcgAATGGGTCCCAGCTCATCGTCGCTCCCAACGCTGAAGCTGGTTCGGTAGCTAGCAAACCTGCCCAGCCTCATGCAGCGCGTCCGATACAGCACGGGCTTGCTAACGACCGACACCTTGCGACCCCGTTCCAGGGAACTGGTGTCCATCTCGCTGTCCGAGCCGTTGCCGCTGCCGTTCGATTGGGTTTTGTTAATGTTTCGGATGGTGATGATCTTGCCCTGGGTGCTGTCGTGAGGCACAGAGTAGATGTTCTCCTCTTCGTTTCTGGGTTTGACCACGGCATCCATCGGCTCGGCGTAATCGGAAGGATCGAAGCACTCGGTGGGCAACCAGCTACTAGAAGACACGGACTTCCTCTGCCCGTCCCGATGCCCCTGGTCCAAATACGACAGGTCCCCCTTCGTAATGTCAAAATGCACGGGGGGCTTTGGTTTCACCGGAGGAGGTACTTTGTTGTTCAGCTTGCTTTCAAAAGTGCTCATGACGGAAATGAAAGACAAGCTGTCGTTCCCCTCCAGCTCCATGGAAAGCTTCGAGTGGTCTTTGGGCAGGGCGGGCATGGACGTGTCCTCTCTGAAGGGGCTGTAGGTGGGGGGCTCGACGTCCTCCTCCGAGTCCTGCAGGTTGGAGTTGCAGAGAGGGGAACCCGCTCGGGGCGAGTTGAACACCTCCTCCGTCGTGCTGCAGGCTTCGGCCACGTTGTCGTACATGTGGGTGGCTTCGatgatgttttttttctccaccacGTCTTTAAAAAACGAGTGGAAAATCTCCAGCTTATGCTGCGGCTGGCTACAAGGTATCGTGGTGAACTTGCCGTCGATCTCCTGGGCGATCTCCTCGCCCTCGGtgagctgctctctgctcaAGTCGTTGTCGAGGATGTCTATGGAACCGTCCGTGAGCGCCACGACCTGTATGGGGATGATATCCTGCACCTCGCAGAGAAAGGCACGTAGCATGGCCAGGGACGCCTTGCGTTTCGCCGAGTAAAAGACGATGTACCCGTGGACGAGCCGGCTTTTCCTAATGCTAAAGGAGGAATGgtaggaaaggagggagagctCCACGCGCCTCTTGTGCGGCCCGATGGATAACTCGAGGAGGacggagctgctgctgccgcacTGCGAAGGTCTGTAGGTCTGGGACTGCAGGATGGGTAAGAGGATGTCGTCCGCGTTGAAGGGATCTCCGCACATCAAGCACATGACGATCCGAAGGTCGACGTCCACCAGGTCTTTGATGCTGGAGGTCGAGCTGACGAGGTTTAAGTTGCGTTTTGAGTCCAACAGCCCCTTCAAAACCTGGCTGATCTGCTTCTCGTTGATGTTACGGCCGTACCCGATGCCAGCGGACGCGGGGTCCAGAAAGACGCACTGCAGCTTGCTCGCGATCTGCTGGCCTTGCTGTATCAAGCTATGTAGCGTCTCGCCACTGGTGTCCCCCCTCTTGTTAACGAGGATGAGCGTCAGAGGAAGGTGAACCAAGTGATTATCCCTCCTGCCGATGGTCGACTCTCTGCTCTTTTCGATGCTTTCCACCACGTAGGACAGCGACTCCTTCGAGTTGTAAAGGCAGAGACAACCGTGAGGTTGGAAGGTGGGCGTCTGGAAAGAGTTAACGGGGAGCCGGACGTTGCCCTCGATCGGCCTCAGGGACAGCTCGTACATCTTACCTTCGATCACGTACTTGTCGTCGTTGGTGCAGAGCGCCCGGATCTCGTTGGCCAGCTCGCGCGCCAAACCGTCCTTGCCGAGGATCACCAGGTTGATCCTGTCGATGTTGGAGTCCGAAAGCAAGTTCTTCTGGTTGCGTTCGGAGGGCCTGATGAAACGGGAGCTGATCAGGTGCTCAATTTTAGAGTCTACACAAACCAGGCAGCTCGGACACGTTTCCTTCGTCGGGTGGTACACGAAGTGGATGTGCTTCAAAATTAGCGCATCCCGCTCAGcctgcagcttctgcagagcTTTGAACCTTTGCTCTTCACCCAAGACATCCTGAATGACGCCCATTTTCTCCTTGCTGGGTTTAGCGTCGAGCTCCAGTTCGTAAAACAGCTCCGAGTActccaggagcagctcctggaACTCCTCCTTGGCCTTTTCTATAATCTGTTTTTGGTGCTTGCTGTAGATATCCATATAAATAGACTC
This window of the Grus americana isolate bGruAme1 chromosome 34 unlocalized genomic scaffold, bGruAme1.mat SUPER_34_unloc_3, whole genome shotgun sequence genome carries:
- the ARHGAP35 gene encoding rho GTPase-activating protein 35 → MMMARKQDVRIPTYNISVVGLSGTEKEKGQCGIGKSCLCNRFVRPSADEFHLDHTSVLSTSDFGGRVVNNDHFLYWGEVVRSLEDCVECKMHVVEQTEFIDDQTFQPHRSTALQPYIKRAAATKLASAEKLMYFCTDQLGLEQDFEQKQMPDGKLLVDGFLLCIDVSRGMNRNFDDQLKFVSNLYNQLAKTKKPIVVVLTKCDEGVERYIRDAHTFALSKKNLQVVETSARSNVNIDLAFSTLVQLIDKSRGKTKIIPYFEALKQQSQQIAAAKDKYEWLVSRIVKNHNETWSNVSRKMQSSPEYQDYVYLEGTQKAKKLFLQHVHRLKQEHIERRRKMYLAMLPQAFEALIPDLDEIDHLSCVKVEKLLETKPDFLKWFIVLEETPWDATSHIDNMENERIPFDLMETQPAEQLYEAHLEKLRNERKRAEMRRAFKENLETSPFITPGKPWEEARSFIMNEDFYMWLEESIYMDIYSKHQKQIIEKAKEEFQELLLEYSELFYELELDAKPSKEKMGVIQDVLGEEQRFKALQKLQAERDALILKHIHFVYHPTKETCPSCLVCVDSKIEHLISSRFIRPSERNQKNLLSDSNIDRINLVILGKDGLARELANEIRALCTNDDKYVIEGKMYELSLRPIEGNVRLPVNSFQTPTFQPHGCLCLYNSKESLSYVVESIEKSRESTIGRRDNHLVHLPLTLILVNKRGDTSGETLHSLIQQGQQIASKLQCVFLDPASAGIGYGRNINEKQISQVLKGLLDSKRNLNLVSSTSSIKDLVDVDLRIVMCLMCGDPFNADDILLPILQSQTYRPSQCGSSSSVLLELSIGPHKRRVELSLLSYHSSFSIRKSRLVHGYIVFYSAKRKASLAMLRAFLCEVQDIIPIQVVALTDGSIDILDNDLSREQLTEGEEIAQEIDGKFTTIPCSQPQHKLEIFHSFFKDVVEKKNIIEATHMYDNVAEACSTTEEVFNSPRAGSPLCNSNLQDSEEDVEPPTYSPFREDTSMPALPKDHSKLSMELEGNDSLSFISVMSTFESKLNNKVPPPVKPKPPVHFDITKGDLSYLDQGHRDGQRKSVSSSSWLPTECFDPSDYAEPMDAVVKPRNEEENIYSVPHDSTQGKIITIRNINKTQSNGSGNGSDSEMDTSSLERGRKVSVVSKPVLYRTRCMRLGRFASYRTSFSVGSDDELGPIRKKEEDQTSQGYKGDNAVIPYETADGEDPRRRNILRSLRRTTKKPKPKPRPSITKTTWESNYFGVPLTNVVTPEKPIPIFIERCIEYIEATGLSTEGIYRVSGNKSEMESLQRQFDQDHGLDLAEKDFTVNTVAGAMKSFFSELPEPLVPYTMQVELVEAHKINDREQKLHALKEVLRKFPKENYEVFKYVIGHLNKVSHNHRVNLMTSENLSICFWPTLMRPDFSTMDALTATRTYQTIIELFIQQCPFFFYNRPILEPPSAAPGSPSAAPPGAPFLPVTPGTAQPSPPRTPPPSPQSPVQPLLPAQLHAEQHTL